A section of the bacterium genome encodes:
- the tpx gene encoding thiol peroxidase, producing MMERAGIVTFQGNPLTLLGEEPRIGEKAPDFQALDNNLSPVSLGSLAGKTIIISSVPSLDTPVCDTQTRRFNQEAAALGPDVEILTLSMDLPFAQRRWCAAAGVDRVRTLSDHREASFGLAYGTLIKELRLLSRAVFLVDRDGILRYAQWVKEITQEPDYQQVLKEVRSLI from the coding sequence ATGATGGAAAGAGCAGGCATCGTGACATTCCAGGGCAATCCGCTGACCCTACTGGGTGAAGAACCCAGAATAGGAGAGAAAGCTCCTGATTTCCAGGCCCTGGACAACAACCTGTCCCCAGTGAGCCTTGGATCTTTGGCTGGCAAGACAATAATCATCAGCTCCGTGCCTTCACTGGACACTCCGGTGTGCGACACTCAGACCCGCAGGTTCAATCAAGAGGCTGCGGCCCTGGGGCCTGATGTGGAGATCCTGACCTTGAGCATGGACTTGCCCTTTGCTCAGAGACGATGGTGCGCTGCAGCCGGTGTGGACAGGGTGCGCACCCTTTCAGACCACAGGGAGGCAAGTTTCGGACTGGCCTATGGAACACTCATAAAGGAATTGAGGCTTCTGAGCAGGGCTGTTTTTCTTGTGGATCGGGATGGAATACTCAGATACGCCCAGTGGGTCAAGGAAATAACCCAGGAGCCTGATTACCAGCAGGTTCTAAAGGAGGTCAGATCTTTGATCTGA
- a CDS encoding DVU0298 family protein — protein MSGSTRKRLLEALKSQDWPSSLENLEKDASRGLVSQAVAALSNPEPMLRWRAVEAVGFLVSKLMREDKESARDVIRRLLWSLNEESGSIGWGAPEALAEILAREKGLAQEFLPIFVSFLKTDDLMRMPEGIARGFLWGVFRLGELYQDELGKPDVLDSIKAFLASADSSTRGMAVLALKKFQSSKSLEGAHNLSHDQGIFTFMDQGKIHHMSISEVLNQ, from the coding sequence GTGAGTGGTTCTACCAGAAAGAGGTTGTTGGAGGCCTTGAAATCCCAGGACTGGCCATCTTCCCTGGAGAACCTGGAAAAGGACGCCTCCAGGGGGCTGGTCAGCCAGGCCGTTGCAGCCCTTTCAAACCCTGAGCCCATGCTCAGATGGAGGGCTGTGGAGGCTGTGGGGTTTCTGGTCTCCAAGTTGATGAGAGAGGACAAGGAGTCTGCAAGGGATGTGATTCGTCGCCTGCTTTGGAGCCTCAATGAGGAGTCGGGAAGCATAGGCTGGGGAGCCCCGGAAGCCCTGGCAGAGATCTTGGCCAGGGAGAAGGGCCTGGCACAGGAGTTTCTGCCCATCTTCGTCTCCTTCCTGAAAACCGATGATTTGATGCGCATGCCTGAAGGCATAGCCCGAGGGTTTCTTTGGGGGGTCTTTAGGCTTGGAGAACTTTATCAGGATGAGTTGGGGAAACCAGATGTGCTAGACTCCATAAAGGCTTTTCTGGCTTCAGCTGATTCTTCAACCAGAGGAATGGCTGTGCTGGCCCTAAAAAAATTTCAAAGCTCAAAATCCCTGGAAGGTGCACACAATCTTTCCCATGACCAGGGGATCTTCACATTCATGGACCAGGGAAAGATCCACCACATGAGCATTTCCGAGGTGCTCAACCAGTAA
- a CDS encoding rubrerythrin family protein — protein MELQGTRTEKNLLSAFAGESQARNRYTYFASQAKKEGYEQIAWIFQETADQEKEHAKRFFSFLQGGELEVSASFPAGKVGNTLENLLAAAQGENYEHTSLYPGFAQVARLEGFDAIASVFEAVSVAEKQHEKRYRDLARNIEKGMVFKRSQPVVWRCRNCGYLHEGTEAPDTCPACAHPRAYYELLGENY, from the coding sequence ATGGAGCTACAGGGGACCAGAACCGAGAAGAATCTGCTTTCGGCTTTTGCCGGGGAATCACAAGCCAGGAACAGGTACACCTATTTTGCAAGCCAGGCTAAGAAAGAAGGCTATGAGCAGATAGCCTGGATTTTTCAGGAGACTGCGGATCAGGAAAAGGAACATGCCAAGCGATTCTTTAGTTTCCTTCAAGGGGGGGAGCTTGAGGTTTCCGCTTCCTTCCCGGCCGGCAAGGTGGGCAACACCCTGGAGAATCTCTTGGCTGCGGCCCAAGGCGAAAACTATGAACACACCTCTCTATATCCAGGATTCGCTCAGGTGGCCAGGCTAGAGGGCTTCGATGCCATAGCCAGTGTGTTCGAGGCAGTCTCTGTGGCAGAAAAACAGCATGAGAAACGTTACCGCGACCTAGCACGCAACATAGAAAAGGGCATGGTGTTCAAGAGAAGCCAGCCTGTTGTTTGGAGATGCAGGAACTGTGGCTACCTGCACGAGGGAACGGAGGCCCCGGATACATGTCCGGCATGCGCACATCCAAGAGCCTACTATGAGCTCTTGGGGGAAAATTACTGA
- a CDS encoding transcriptional repressor: MGRPKEMILTPQREVILDELRSSQDHPTAEEIFQRIRKKLPRVSLATVYRNLETMSRAGIIRKVETAGPKMRFDGNMFPHFHMRCVRCARVMDAPWELREIASRIPQEIQGHQVIGHNLELVVLCSSCKRC, translated from the coding sequence ATGGGGCGGCCAAAGGAAATGATTCTGACTCCCCAGAGGGAAGTCATACTGGATGAGCTTAGGTCTTCTCAGGACCATCCCACGGCCGAGGAAATTTTCCAGAGGATTCGCAAAAAGCTGCCACGTGTGAGTTTGGCAACGGTTTACAGAAACCTAGAGACCATGTCCCGTGCGGGAATCATAAGAAAGGTGGAGACAGCAGGCCCCAAGATGCGCTTCGATGGAAACATGTTTCCTCATTTCCACATGCGCTGTGTCAGATGCGCTAGGGTGATGGATGCCCCTTGGGAGCTCAGGGAAATAGCATCCCGCATTCCTCAAGAGATCCAAGGGCACCAGGTCATAGGGCACAATCTGGAGCTAGTGGTTTTGTGCAGCTCTTGCAAAAGATGCTGA
- a CDS encoding rubredoxin — MNPEQKYQCPGATCGYIYDPKRGDKKGKIPPGTPFQDLPEDWKCPLCGIGKKFFKPVG; from the coding sequence TTGAACCCAGAGCAAAAATACCAGTGTCCAGGGGCCACGTGTGGATATATTTACGATCCCAAAAGGGGTGACAAGAAGGGCAAGATCCCTCCAGGCACTCCATTTCAGGACCTACCAGAGGACTGGAAATGTCCCCTCTGCGGTATAGGGAAGAAGTTCTTCAAACCGGTGGGATAA
- a CDS encoding desulfoferrodoxin: MAEKLQVYKCEVCGNMVEVLHGGVGQLVCCGQPMKLCQENTVDASLEKHVPVVEHTQDGIKVRVGSIAHPMEEKHFIEWVELLVGDKAYRQFLKPGELPEAFFQIKAPDAVAREYCNLHGLWKG, from the coding sequence ATGGCGGAAAAACTACAGGTTTATAAATGTGAGGTCTGCGGCAACATGGTGGAGGTGCTCCATGGGGGCGTGGGGCAACTTGTTTGCTGTGGCCAGCCCATGAAGCTTTGCCAGGAAAACACCGTGGATGCGTCTTTGGAAAAGCACGTGCCTGTGGTGGAGCATACCCAGGACGGGATCAAGGTGAGGGTGGGCAGCATTGCCCATCCCATGGAGGAAAAGCACTTCATAGAGTGGGTGGAGCTCTTGGTGGGGGACAAGGCTTACAGGCAGTTCTTGAAGCCCGGGGAGCTGCCCGAGGCATTTTTCCAGATCAAGGCTCCTGATGCTGTGGCCAGGGAATATTGCAATCTGCACGGCTTGTGGAAGGGATGA
- a CDS encoding response regulator: protein MSGSHKNLFQRLREAQMWTKTELARKAGISVLTVDRVERGFPCRLSTQRKILTAYGYSLSEIRRLLDEELARQEAETKALESFAQPQEEVLESHRPLEGISVMVVDDEQGVRDLLKGRLQHWGCKVQLASEGEEALRSYRASPPDVVLMDMEMPGKGGLAAVEEMMAMDPQARIILMTGSWDTAPARRALERKLVRLVLSKPFHMEQLEMALREVAPHVPRAQKDSAKTGAVA, encoded by the coding sequence ATGTCTGGTTCCCATAAAAATCTGTTTCAGAGGCTCCGGGAGGCCCAGATGTGGACCAAGACGGAGCTTGCCAGGAAGGCCGGTATTTCGGTGCTCACAGTGGACCGGGTGGAGCGGGGTTTCCCATGTCGCCTGAGCACCCAGAGGAAGATCCTCACAGCATATGGCTACAGCCTTTCGGAAATACGCAGGCTCCTGGATGAGGAGCTGGCCCGGCAGGAGGCTGAAACCAAGGCCCTGGAGAGCTTTGCACAGCCCCAAGAGGAGGTGTTGGAGAGCCACCGGCCATTGGAAGGGATATCTGTCATGGTAGTGGACGATGAGCAAGGCGTCAGGGATCTGCTCAAGGGGCGCCTTCAGCACTGGGGATGCAAGGTGCAGCTGGCTTCGGAAGGAGAAGAAGCCCTGCGTTCATACAGGGCAAGCCCTCCTGACGTGGTGTTGATGGATATGGAGATGCCCGGCAAAGGCGGCCTTGCTGCAGTCGAGGAAATGATGGCCATGGATCCTCAGGCCAGGATCATTCTTATGACAGGCTCCTGGGACACTGCCCCTGCGCGAAGAGCCTTGGAGAGAAAGCTGGTGCGTTTGGTCTTGAGCAAGCCATTTCACATGGAGCAACTGGAGATGGCCCTGCGGGAAGTGGCCCCACATGTGCCCAGAGCCCAAAAAGACTCCGCCAAGACAGGAGCCGTGGCCTGA
- a CDS encoding cupin domain-containing protein — translation MNVLNVKDRLDQKIESFPYKGKSLPVKEVWIRWLSQAGPEGAPEYGLRFFTIGPSGEIPIHNHFYHQTMYILSGTLSCACHDPQTDRILEEKILGPHDLVYIPSMEPHSMRNLSSSEPATFLCCIANVYEEEGL, via the coding sequence ATGAATGTCTTGAATGTCAAAGACAGACTCGACCAAAAGATCGAGAGCTTTCCTTACAAGGGAAAGAGTCTTCCGGTAAAAGAGGTCTGGATCCGGTGGCTTTCGCAGGCCGGTCCAGAGGGGGCTCCGGAGTACGGCCTTAGGTTCTTTACCATAGGGCCTAGTGGAGAAATACCTATTCACAATCACTTTTATCATCAAACCATGTACATCTTGAGCGGCACTCTGAGTTGCGCCTGCCATGATCCCCAAACCGACAGGATCCTGGAAGAAAAGATACTGGGGCCTCACGACTTGGTCTATATCCCCAGCATGGAACCCCACAGCATGAGGAACCTGAGCTCTTCGGAGCCAGCCACCTTCCTGTGTTGTATTGCCAACGTTTATGAAGAAGAAGGCCTATGA
- a CDS encoding tetratricopeptide repeat protein — translation MLKPNRRRQSASEIYRVAHRLLREGKAHQAIKHLQEGISRFPHQVLLLRSLAEAHRQSGNFGEAISNYEKVLELEPRDEISLNGIGNCYLKMKRFEDALSYFQRILEGNPDNVYALAGAGDAHLGLGHAEKAIEAWEELLKRSPDNVFILNKIADHYRRQGCYELAASYYERVLQVDEKNPYALVGLGSCHAARSDLNSALEIWKTALNHNSNNVLLLSRIADGYRRMGQWEEAIEYFKRVLLLDKRNGACLAGLVEAYWETRQTQEAMETLRKLLEVDPGNVKALKCLGEILESQEQWSEALSCYEKVLEYSKGDPEALLGKHRVLSRWADGKEDLEAVEKAIEELDPSLLARESAFAPKSPCAEELWSPPSLQNASQGSRESMPREAGPRKGRSPRKVASRTQ, via the coding sequence GTGTTGAAACCCAACCGAAGAAGACAGAGTGCCTCTGAAATCTACCGAGTGGCCCACCGATTGCTGAGGGAAGGCAAAGCGCACCAGGCAATCAAACATCTTCAGGAAGGCATTTCCCGGTTTCCCCACCAGGTTTTGCTCTTGAGGAGTCTGGCCGAAGCTCACAGACAATCAGGCAATTTCGGGGAGGCCATATCCAATTACGAGAAGGTCCTGGAATTGGAGCCAAGAGACGAGATCTCCCTAAACGGGATAGGCAATTGTTATCTGAAGATGAAGCGTTTCGAGGATGCCCTGTCCTATTTCCAGCGCATCCTGGAGGGTAACCCCGACAATGTTTACGCCCTGGCAGGTGCCGGTGATGCCCACCTGGGCCTGGGCCATGCAGAGAAGGCCATCGAGGCGTGGGAAGAACTTCTAAAGAGATCTCCAGACAATGTGTTCATACTTAACAAGATAGCGGACCATTATAGAAGGCAGGGCTGTTATGAGCTGGCCGCGAGTTACTATGAGCGGGTCCTGCAGGTGGATGAAAAGAATCCCTATGCTCTGGTTGGGCTGGGCAGTTGCCATGCAGCCCGTTCGGATCTCAACAGCGCTTTGGAAATCTGGAAAACTGCCCTAAATCATAACTCCAACAATGTTCTTTTGCTGTCTCGCATAGCAGACGGGTATAGACGTATGGGTCAGTGGGAAGAGGCCATAGAATACTTCAAAAGGGTTCTCTTGCTGGACAAGAGAAACGGGGCCTGCCTTGCCGGACTGGTAGAGGCTTATTGGGAGACCCGACAGACCCAGGAGGCCATGGAAACCTTAAGAAAGCTCCTGGAAGTGGATCCGGGAAATGTGAAAGCTCTTAAGTGCTTGGGGGAGATTCTGGAGAGTCAGGAGCAATGGTCTGAGGCCCTGAGCTGTTATGAGAAGGTCTTGGAATACTCCAAAGGGGATCCAGAAGCCCTTTTGGGCAAGCACAGAGTGTTGAGCCGATGGGCAGATGGCAAGGAGGATCTCGAGGCTGTTGAGAAAGCCATTGAAGAGTTGGATCCCTCTTTGTTGGCCCGGGAATCGGCCTTTGCACCAAAATCTCCTTGTGCTGAGGAACTGTGGAGCCCCCCTAGCTTACAAAATGCAAGCCAAGGTTCCAGGGAAAGCATGCCAAGGGAAGCAGGCCCCAGGAAAGGCCGTTCCCCACGCAAAGTTGCATCACGCACACAGTGA
- a CDS encoding FprA family A-type flavoprotein — MGEIELKKDIYWVGAIDWNLRDFHGYSTPKGTTYNAFLVLDEKVTLFDTVKRGFKDDLLRKISVIIDPKKIDYVVVNHAEMDHSSSLPEIMEICRPKKLFCSSRGKQALLQHYHRPDWPFEVVETGHEISLGRRTVKFIETRMLHWPDSMFSYLQEDALLISSDAFGQHWATSERFDDQVPGAELMEHAAKYYANILLLYSPLVQKLLGGVREMGLPVDIIAPDHGIIWRKDPGAILGAYDAWSRQDKARKALVVFDTMWESTASMGRAVADGLIQEGLSVQVMDLRFTHRSDVMTQVLDASALIFGSSTLNNGMLPRMADLLHYMRGLKPQNKMGAAFGSYGWSGEGVRMVEQALQDMKVEIALPSVKVQYVPDEKCLQECVELGRKMGRLVLERM; from the coding sequence ATGGGTGAGATAGAGCTTAAGAAGGACATATATTGGGTGGGTGCAATAGACTGGAATCTCAGGGATTTTCATGGTTACTCAACACCCAAGGGCACAACTTACAATGCCTTTTTGGTCTTGGACGAGAAGGTGACTCTCTTTGACACCGTGAAGAGGGGGTTCAAAGATGATTTGTTAAGAAAGATCTCTGTGATCATAGATCCCAAGAAAATAGATTACGTGGTGGTCAATCATGCGGAGATGGACCACTCCAGCTCTCTTCCCGAGATCATGGAGATATGCCGTCCCAAGAAGCTTTTTTGCTCCTCCAGGGGCAAACAGGCTCTCTTGCAACACTACCACAGGCCGGACTGGCCCTTTGAGGTGGTGGAGACAGGCCATGAGATAAGCCTGGGCAGGCGAACAGTCAAGTTCATAGAGACCCGGATGCTCCATTGGCCGGACAGCATGTTCTCATATCTGCAAGAAGATGCTCTTCTGATATCCAGCGACGCCTTCGGCCAGCACTGGGCCACAAGCGAGCGTTTTGATGACCAGGTGCCCGGAGCCGAGCTCATGGAGCATGCGGCCAAGTACTATGCCAACATTCTCTTGCTTTACTCGCCCTTGGTCCAGAAGCTCTTGGGCGGAGTGAGGGAGATGGGCCTGCCAGTGGATATCATAGCCCCAGACCACGGCATAATATGGCGCAAAGACCCTGGGGCAATCCTGGGGGCCTATGATGCCTGGAGCCGTCAAGACAAGGCACGCAAGGCCCTGGTGGTTTTCGACACCATGTGGGAGAGCACAGCTTCCATGGGCAGGGCCGTTGCAGATGGGCTCATCCAGGAAGGGCTCAGCGTGCAGGTCATGGACCTGCGTTTTACCCACAGAAGCGATGTGATGACACAGGTTCTGGATGCCTCGGCCTTGATCTTCGGCTCCTCCACTCTGAACAATGGAATGCTTCCCAGGATGGCAGACCTTCTTCACTATATGCGAGGGCTGAAACCCCAGAACAAGATGGGAGCAGCCTTTGGGTCCTATGGTTGGAGCGGCGAAGGTGTGCGAATGGTGGAACAGGCTCTTCAAGATATGAAGGTGGAGATTGCCCTGCCTTCGGTAAAGGTGCAATACGTGCCCGATGAAAAATGCTTGCAAGAGTGCGTGGAGCTGGGTCGCAAGATGGGCCGGCTGGTGCTGGAGAGAATGTGA
- a CDS encoding thioredoxin domain-containing protein, which translates to MAQKPEGPMNRLSREKSPYLLQHAHNPVDWYPWGEDAFAKARAEEKPIFLSVGYATCHWCHVMAHECFEDLAIARLLNQFFVPVKVDREERPDVDQVYMTACQALTGQGGWPLSVFLTPDGKPFFAGTYFPKVSKMGLPGFGELLLHIAALWQTDKSKVLKAASEVAQTLNQLHQASEHTAADTLDIKLLRRAYEGLSRTYDTRFGGFGQAPKFPTPHQLYFLLRWHARGGQSSALEMVRHTLKNMRWGGIFDQVGFGFHRYSVDERWLVPHFEKMLYDQALLLMAYCELYQVTQESMFARVAREIAQYVLENLRESQGGFHCAEDADTQGKEGAFYTWRPDEVRAVLGEELGDLMCQLYGITHEGNFEEGASIAHMPMEPEVFASRQGMSLEQLEDLMERGRLLLLEARSRRPRPFKDDKILSGWNGLMVAALARASWVLDEPSYAGAAAAAASFVLGAMRDNRGLLFRRWRQGEAAQEGCLEDYAAMVWGALELYEATFEVHWLEKALEMTGIMLDLFWDEKKGGFFFTSKEAERLISRPKEAYDGAIPSGNSMAAMNLARLGRMLGKPELEEKAWATLRAFSGSLTRVPVAHTHILLALDFLLGPTQEVVIAGDLDQASSSEMLKELRKGFNPRRVLLLKDKGEKGKRLAHLAPYVLSMEPGASGARAYLCEGNSCREPLSNPRELEAALRKSPLRV; encoded by the coding sequence ATGGCCCAGAAGCCAGAAGGTCCCATGAATCGACTTTCCAGGGAAAAAAGCCCTTACTTGCTTCAGCACGCCCACAATCCAGTGGATTGGTACCCTTGGGGGGAAGATGCCTTTGCCAAGGCCAGGGCCGAAGAGAAGCCCATTTTCCTTTCGGTGGGGTATGCAACCTGCCATTGGTGTCATGTGATGGCTCACGAGTGTTTTGAGGACCTAGCCATAGCCAGGTTGCTCAATCAGTTTTTCGTGCCCGTGAAGGTGGACCGTGAGGAGAGACCCGACGTGGACCAAGTCTATATGACCGCCTGCCAGGCACTCACGGGCCAGGGGGGATGGCCTTTATCTGTTTTTTTGACCCCTGATGGGAAGCCTTTCTTCGCAGGCACATATTTTCCCAAGGTTAGCAAAATGGGTCTGCCGGGTTTCGGGGAGCTGCTTCTCCATATAGCCGCCCTCTGGCAAACAGACAAATCAAAGGTTCTCAAGGCCGCTTCAGAGGTGGCACAAACACTGAATCAACTTCACCAGGCCTCCGAACACACTGCTGCTGACACCCTGGACATCAAGTTGCTGCGCAGGGCGTATGAGGGCTTGTCCAGAACATACGACACCCGTTTCGGTGGATTCGGCCAGGCACCAAAATTCCCAACTCCCCACCAGCTTTATTTTCTCCTTAGATGGCATGCCAGAGGCGGCCAAAGCTCGGCTCTGGAAATGGTAAGGCACACCCTCAAGAACATGCGCTGGGGAGGCATATTCGATCAGGTGGGTTTTGGATTTCACCGTTACTCTGTGGACGAGAGATGGCTTGTGCCCCATTTCGAAAAAATGCTCTACGATCAGGCCCTGCTGCTTATGGCTTACTGTGAGCTTTACCAGGTTACCCAGGAGTCCATGTTTGCCCGAGTGGCAAGGGAAATAGCCCAATACGTCCTGGAGAATCTCAGGGAAAGCCAAGGCGGTTTTCACTGTGCCGAGGATGCAGACACCCAGGGCAAAGAGGGGGCCTTCTATACATGGAGGCCGGACGAGGTTCGAGCCGTCCTGGGCGAGGAATTGGGAGATTTGATGTGTCAGCTCTATGGTATCACCCACGAGGGGAACTTCGAGGAGGGCGCCAGCATTGCCCACATGCCCATGGAGCCAGAAGTGTTTGCCTCAAGACAAGGCATGAGCTTGGAACAGCTGGAAGACCTGATGGAAAGGGGCAGGCTGCTTCTGCTGGAAGCCCGAAGCCGAAGGCCAAGGCCTTTCAAAGATGACAAGATCCTCTCGGGCTGGAATGGCTTGATGGTGGCAGCTTTGGCCAGGGCTTCCTGGGTTCTGGATGAGCCATCCTATGCCGGGGCAGCGGCTGCAGCGGCAAGCTTCGTGCTGGGGGCCATGAGAGACAACAGAGGATTGCTTTTTCGCCGTTGGAGACAGGGGGAAGCTGCCCAGGAAGGCTGCCTGGAGGATTACGCTGCCATGGTTTGGGGGGCCCTGGAGCTCTATGAGGCAACCTTTGAAGTGCATTGGCTAGAGAAGGCATTGGAAATGACGGGGATAATGCTGGATCTGTTCTGGGATGAGAAGAAAGGGGGGTTTTTCTTCACATCCAAAGAAGCCGAGCGACTCATCTCCAGGCCCAAAGAGGCCTATGACGGAGCCATTCCTTCGGGAAATTCCATGGCTGCAATGAACCTGGCTCGCCTGGGCAGGATGTTGGGAAAGCCAGAGCTGGAAGAGAAGGCCTGGGCAACCCTACGGGCTTTCTCAGGGTCCTTGACTCGGGTCCCTGTGGCCCATACCCACATACTCTTGGCTTTGGACTTCCTCCTGGGACCCACCCAGGAGGTGGTAATAGCAGGAGACCTGGATCAGGCCTCCTCATCAGAGATGCTCAAAGAGCTAAGAAAGGGCTTTAATCCTAGACGTGTCTTGCTTCTGAAAGATAAGGGCGAAAAAGGCAAGAGACTTGCTCACCTGGCTCCTTACGTGCTTTCCATGGAGCCGGGAGCTTCAGGTGCCAGGGCCTATCTCTGTGAGGGGAACTCCTGTAGGGAGCCCCTGTCCAACCCCCGGGAACTAGAGGCAGCCTTGCGCAAAAGCCCCCTGAGGGTCTGA
- a CDS encoding ferritin, whose protein sequence is MLSEKVEEALNEQLRWEFFSAYLYLGMASYFQALGLGGFAHWMKVQAMEELTHASKFFSFLNERGGRARLGALEAPPWDWDSPLAAFQDALKHEQNVTARINSLVDLAREQHDHATEIFLQWFVTEQVEEESSATEVIQKLKLAGEHPASLYQLDRELGTRIFTMPSMGSASTQEVRA, encoded by the coding sequence ATGTTAAGCGAAAAAGTGGAAGAAGCCCTCAATGAGCAGCTAAGATGGGAATTTTTCTCCGCCTACCTTTACCTGGGCATGGCAAGCTACTTCCAGGCTCTGGGCCTGGGAGGGTTTGCCCACTGGATGAAGGTGCAGGCCATGGAGGAACTTACCCATGCAAGCAAGTTCTTTTCCTTCTTGAATGAAAGGGGTGGCAGGGCTCGGCTGGGTGCCTTGGAAGCCCCACCATGGGATTGGGACTCTCCTCTGGCTGCCTTCCAGGATGCCTTGAAACACGAGCAGAATGTGACAGCCAGGATAAACTCGCTGGTGGACTTGGCCAGGGAACAACATGACCATGCCACGGAGATATTTCTCCAGTGGTTTGTGACTGAACAGGTGGAGGAGGAGTCCTCGGCTACAGAGGTGATCCAGAAGCTGAAGCTGGCAGGAGAACATCCTGCGAGCCTTTATCAGCTGGACAGGGAATTGGGAACCAGGATTTTCACCATGCCTTCCATGGGCAGCGCTTCCACCCAGGAGGTAAGAGCTTGA